The nucleotide window GTCatactttcattgattagaacacataagtacaacttttgattttgtttctacttaagGTTTTAGATCACCGGTTCTTTAATTCTCGACCAATTTCAACAATTAAGGACTTAAATCAAAACCAGAGTACATGTATTGgcagcttgttttaattttgagatatttgtctttgttttggcttactgtacatgaAAGAATCTAGTCATTGTCATCTGAATAACACCCATCCCAAATTTATGTTGATTACGTTGACATTGGGATTTTAATTATCAGACATCTCGACATGAAAGTTATCTTGACAACAACACTAGTAAAAATTTAAGACGCTAGGCCCTGATTTGGCAAAATAATCCAATTGAAAATCGCTGTTTTGagaagagctttaaagtttgaatctTGAGAGATTGTTTTGCCGTGTAATCAACTCcccgagcactacctgctgatctaacattgcctctgattggtcaattacatgatatcttcattttaatcaccaatcagaatggatttttgcaaataattcatcccatttttttgcatggtgaaaatattgtaacaatgttactgattggtccaatttctccattgagccccacagttaagccatttttggaccgtacatgcacattccacttccctatggacgaatagcgccacctataatgTGAGCTAGCCTAccttcggggcttgtgcattaatTTTAGACACAtaagcgcgcgtgcattatttttgtctaatttatctctcaacaagtaatacacgttcattaacctataaactatgatatggatttatctcaaaatgtaaacatttcaagttggatcattttaccaaatcagggccacACTTTGATAGGAATCATGCTCTGTACACTATGttggtttaaaataaataaatactgttattatatcaaatattaatgtaaaacataaaacatttattttaccATAAATTACAGATACATTTAAATGCATTATAGTACATCCAGATCCTATATCAGTAACATATTTTGCTATGtgcatatataacatgtcatCAAAATAAACCTTCAGAAACCAATTCATGTTGTCAAAGCTTTGCATAATTCACAAGTCATTTTTGATACTTGACCACATCATATCAGACGGGCACATACTGAGGGGGTGCAGTTACcctccaaatttgcaaaagtataaaagTCCAAAACAATGCCAATTTATGAGTGAAACAAGCAAAAAAAATGTatgctttttttggtcaaaggtccaCTATTCACATTGGGTTTTGccgagtccaagtgtgtgaaaatattggatccaaaatataatgataaaattggatgcttttcgcccaatatttattgttcTCGCTACGAGTTTTTAAATATtggtctcgtccaatatttttcattattatgttttcagggttattaggagttaagaaaacctaataatgataatattggatggcttatttcgcatgataacatatcggattcgtcatacaaatatcgaactcgccgttggctcgtccaatatttttatgactcatccgatatgttatagtatcatgctcagccatccaatattatatcataaCTTGTAGCTTGACCATTGgaaatgggctcaatcgatccaattttatatcaaaattgaccccccctggaaaaaatccgcACCTCCCCTACCGATCCTGCATGTGCTATTACAGTTGATTGAAATCCTTATACcacctatagaggccctgcatgaaattatcgattggctccaaacaaaggatttgagccggtgtccttcaccgtagttatggcggagtgcagtccattcaatcaaatgttgtcatcaacctatttgatcgtagtcatggtagtgcagggttatgtgtgtgagtgaactgtcacggtagattgcaatcatgcttttgttgaatgcatttgagtagtccgccatatttacgggatgatacgtcacatgcaaggcctctataatgGAAGACGATAAATGACCTTGCTCTTCTCTTCcacaatgtgaatttcaaatgggggttacctgaatgggcaactcctctgaaatctacacccactgtgtgggagattttaaggtcatgtcttccatagatggtgtatgtgtacatccatatcaaaaggatgcacttgtcggctgctacatgtgcctcatttcacataataactggaataaataccagactcatctcaagtggaggtcacttcatgGAATGTTCTGTCttaataagccatgtgacttggaTGATTTAAAGTGACCCCATGCCACTTGAAAAGTCTagtatttattcccagttatgtgaaatgagacacatttagcagccgacaagtgcatccttttgatatggatgtacacattatgTCCATCATGTTAGTGaaaatggaattcaaatggaatagccaatttatTGAATACAACGGTATCTTTGTAATCAAGCAGtgtatgtaatgggctattccagttcaaattcaCACCCCCCTATTTAACCGATAAACCTTATTTGGCACTGTTCTTGCAGGCAAAATTAAGACACAAGTATCCAAActcttaaaacaaaagcaatatcgaCACTTTAAAGCGTAATTTACCAAATGAATTTGTAATAAATGCAGAGAAATTTGTTccccatattttgatacctcattgggcccaatgcaactttattttcccAAGTTATACTAATTTAAAAAGGACAAAATTTACATTGACTtttccagtggcgtaactatggTTGGTAGCGTCCGGGACAAGCGCCCCACCCCCACCCAAGAATATCTTGGAcacaggcagtggcgtagctaggggctaaggatacataatgcccccattcatgacaaataaggcctatacactaattaattttggttactagacgttgaatatcggtcttaaaatgttctttcaattgattttgatataatattggatggctgagcatgataccataacatatcggatgagtcataaaaatattggAGGAGCCAACGgagagttcgatatttgtatgacgaatccgatatgttatggtatcatgcaaaataagccatccaatattatcattattaggttttcttaataaccctgaaaacataataatgactttcatcgcttgaagGGGCGCAGAATCGCTTGAAGGGGTGCCCCTAAGGGTGGCCCCTGCAAGCAAGCCAAATACTTTATATTTTTAGCGACCCATTGGGATTGGGTGGTTATGGgggtatcccccccccccccccccctaaaagtTGTTGATTGCTCTTTTTAtggtgaaatatcatcatccaattccagaaatgtaaaaaaaaaagtattctgGATCCACAAAAAAAAACCTCAGAATTTAAACTTGTATGAGTGGTGGTCTGTCACGCTATGAGCCTGGTGGAATAAGCTAGAAAAGCCATAGGCATCGCCATAAAGGCAGAAATGGCCTAAATTAGCTGCTTTTGACATTTTTCATTCAATTCGATGCAACTTGAGGAATGTCTCATCATTTTTAAATGATGTTAAAATACACGAAACTAAATTATCTGTAAAATTATTGATTACCGATTACCTAACAAAGGAAAATATGGTAAGGgtggtcttaagggggtactacacccctggtcaatattatgcctatttttgcctttttctcacaaattatagcacattggtgacaagtaagatatgtatatcataggggcaaggactgcaactactgtactgaaaattcagcaactcaaagcaagtagttattgatttattgatgaaatattggttttccctcatttttgactgtaacccacaactgttgtctgtgctgatataaaatttacagtacagtagttgtagtccttgcccctataatatacatatcttacatgtccccaatgcgctataattttgttagaaaaatgcaaaaataggcacaaatttgggcaggggtgtagtacccccttaaccctggaattatgagaACTTGAGCCTTGAAAACTGCTAAACTaatacatatttagaatagcaaagaatttgcaaaagtttctcacttctcaggggcacatcccctctcagacaccccctgcgttaCGCAAGCACGAAGTGATGGCTGTTTACATTTTGTACAACCGCCAAAATCTTTCTGCCGCCACTGTctatacctatatcttccacaactggaggaTTTCAAACCAAAGTTTTAACAGTTGTCTACtagtattctatttgaaacccatactccctctgtggaagacttaaaagctgaatcttccacatggagtgtggatatcaaatggaatagcccactgtgaGTGAAATAAGCACATTTGGGAGAATCTCAATGATgcaacttaagggatggggtatgaacgtttggacagtatttattgtgggacattagagcacatcagacatatcaaattacattctgaatctgaagaatgtccttctgatatcaaataattttgatttttgaaattcgcaatgtaatacacattttatggcaaatcattaaaaattgatatttttgatatttaacagtacttgaagtaaactatataaatctgatgatttatacttaaagtgtatgtaggtgggatgaaaagttgacgatcaattgaaaattttgacctttcattattgaagatatggattttttccccaaaacaccaaaaaaaaggtcttttggggaaaaaatccatatcttcattattaaaggtcaaaattttcaattgacttcctcctgctacatacactttaagaatatatcattagatttatataatttacttcgaggactgttatatatcaaaatttgaaaaatatcaaatttttaataatttgtcataaaatttaatattatattgtgattttcaaaaatgaaaattatttgatatcagaaagacatgcttcagtattcagaatgcaattcgataggtctgaggtgctctcatgtcctacaaaaaatactgtcgaaacgcaataaacgctcattttagatcccttaattactttaaattaaaaactttttatcataaaagAAAATACCTGTTGTTGCTTCAATCTTATTTCATATTTCAAagcattttaatttattttctcgTCACATTTGTGAGTAAAATATAAATGTTCATATCCACGCCTAATCGCctaagttgggctattccatttaaaatccacacccctgtgccagtagcgtagccagcgggggggggcagagtgccccctgacaaaaatgaaagaaaagtgccctctgacaaaaaaataaaaaggaaaatcaggagggcaaagaaaaagaaaaaggggcaaggagcccttttctaccgaaattcatcCCGAAAATACACAagttttccgcgctacgcgcacaTATTGCAATGATTAGGCCTaagccatttccatcctgataatgggagaaaatagtgtaaaataccaatttttttgtGCGCTACatgcgcacatcgtcccaataaagccttttgtctctatgtattgtatgatgcaactgtaatttttttcgcttgtgccccaaaaattttattttgccccccctgaccaaaaaagctggctacgcccctgccctgtgcatgattttggaaatatcttccactggggCGTATAATTTGttaatagaatgaacacattaggcagctccatttgaatttcatacaccctctgagaaagcgtcaacctgaatcttccactaagggagggtgagtttcaaatggagctgccttatgtgctcattccatttgaaattgctactgcccttgtggaagatatttcaaaaatcttccacagcagtagtgtggattttaaataggaTAGCCCATTATAGAGGTGACACAATTTGATCTTAAACCCGGCCAAagaaggaaattttgaaaattggttatcatcatcattatacctTGCCCAGTTTCCATGGGTGAAAATAAGAGCCTTTCTACTAGGACTCATTGTACAATAGATACAGACATGATAGAtacaaatcatgttaaagttgtcatatttggcagaatAGTACTTATAGGGCTATGTAGACATTTTAACTTAACAGTACCCTCATTTTAGTAGAAAAAGGTCATCCAACTTTgcacagagggtcaagttcaaaattactcagacCTGTTCAAAACTCACACCATCGCGACTCTCTGGTaataatgattcagaaaaagtatactttaacCTATAGATCTATCATGTacagttatggagttatgggcaaaagagtaacattgtgatGTCATATCATTGGTCCAATTTTGCTCCTGCTGGGGTAGAAAATGAAATTTGCTCTGAAACTTATCTtaaattatttgtcttgttgcaagaaatcagaaaaagaatagtttgaactATCTTGGGTGCTTTCTTAGCCAGATAACTATTTGTCAAAGTCAAATTGATTCAATAGAACTCAATGCAATGAGTATTGTCGATTTATGTGTTTCTGAGGTAACAAAACGTCCCACAAGGAACattaaaactattatttttctgatttatcatggaaagaccaataatttgggacaattttcaacaaaatcggagcatttttaaattttgctccctgtggtgccaaaattagacctatatgacgtcacaatgttaccttTTTGCTCATAATTCCATAACCGTACTATCAtcgtatactttttctgaatccttatgggtAGAGAAATACATTGCTTTCTGCTTTTAACCAAGGTCaagtaattttgaacttgacctctgCGTAAGAGTTCAAAGACCTTTTCCCACTAAATAAGAGTGCAgttgaaatgcctccatagcctataatgatCATTGCTATAATCCCTGCcaaatacagcaaatttaacatgatttgcatgatTGATTATTACAGGTATAAATTGGACTATCAGTTTGGGAAAAAAATAAGTCCTGGTTCAGCTGAATTTAATCTGGACCAGGACTAACTTTAGTCTAAACAGGACTCACTTTTTTTAGTAACAGTCAGAATTTAAGCCAAAATGGTCTATtgtccaatggcacagttcaatagtCCTACTTCTACAATAATAGCTCAATGTCTGACCGCACATTGCAGGGAAACTCCATTTTGGTTCACCATTTCCTTGGATATCTTAATAAAtgcctaccaaaaagtaattacaccCCTTTATTATAAGATAAAGATCAagatctatgcatcaaatttaaaaactgataattatagcaaaaacaaacccaggttaattctgcaaattttgataacCTCATTTGTCTGGACAGCTCAAAGTTTGTAGCCATGTTGActccttgaatgaaaaagatgcatttttgAAAGCTGCACTATAAAGCTACTCAAGTCAGTGTAACATTGTATTCTCTACATggcactctagcaacaaaagtaacattttcaatgggtttaggtgCGACTTTTGAATGGgggtctttttcattcaaagggtcagcatggcatcaaaatttgcaaaagaaaactgggtttccttttgctatttcagttttaaattttgatgaatATATTTAAAGTTTTATCTTGTAATAAAGGGGGGTAATAACTTATTGGTAGATGTTTATTTATAGACTGTATGGTGACTGGGTATTAcggtatatatgtgacatgatcaaggggaatgagtcgcatgtcggccctggtcgaaaatgagttttacacatgtttttaaAGAGGACATTTTAGAGCTTTCAGATACTGAAaacccatgttgatatgacttttctttgtgaagttacgtcaatttatcaatcgctgaaaacaatgtaaaacaaaagaattttaacactttctttgccaatatctcaaaatcaatattagcgacatccgactcatttcccttgaccgTGTCACATATGGTTTAGGACAAAAAGTGTAGCCTGGTGTTGTGTGATTTTTAATCTCAATGGGCTACAATTGGCAGCTTGTAGGCCTCAAACAAGGCCAGTAGTccgcttattttcacccttgcccgTATCCAAGTGTAACATTGCTGAAttgaagccatattataacattttcatacaaaatagattagcatttctttgccataaaatgttagtttttactgtcagatatatcccttttattttttgagccgaacaactacggcaaagcaaagaaaattggaatttactaccagcgcatatgtcgccaatacgtaccactccttcggtcatgttatggtacaaccctttgttgtgtagatcatcgtcccgcacgccgtgtacgtactgtgtgatatgaacattgtgtatgcgttcgactaataattccatcataataataaaacgccgattccatcgttttattcaaaatctcggattttgataaaactacagcacctagagcttcgatttttgcagggtatattggtttactaaagcacaatataatcgtgtaaaaatgaatttaaaaaaatcagtgagggcgtcctcctcagcaaatgttataatatggctttaattacatCTATAGTACACTTGATGAGTTACATGCTTTTTCCCTTTCAAGTTTCATCtatatgtatttttttaatgcttcAGAATTTTGCCTGCATCCAATTCAAAATTGCAGCATTAAAGCCATTTTTTCAAACCCAATTTATTGGTATATTTGTAAAGGGTTAAAACATAAATACCcccataaaattacaaaaatatttatttgcataacttgacatacattttgtcgATTTGAAAATTTCTACAATCTGTGAATCGAGGAATCACTTTTCTTGAGGCAGCAGTTTTGCGTGCGCATCTATGCGACATCTTCAAGCATGTGCGTGTGTATGCCAGCACTTTGAGCAAACACTTGCGATTTgcagctgcgcccaatgaaattcgcgctgacatcactgccacatcagggtggaaaatgcttcaGTGGATATAATAATGGActaattaaaatccatacacccttatggaagacattacctaaatctacacagggagtgtaatttTCAAATGAGGTCACCTGACTCGATTTGAAATCTATATCCCTGTAAATAcattaattttcatgaccatatacaTGTTGTagggaatcagcatgaaaatggcttgagtacaaacaagcgtagtattggatcagtggttcttaagatagctctctCAAAACATGGTTCTTTTTAACAATGCCAGTGAAAATGATGTTGACTACTCACATTGAGTTGGTCAAAGACGCTGAGTGAATAGGCCCTCTCATCCTtatttagagtgtcttttcctttccAGTGTATCCAGAATCCAGATGGCTTTGTATCTTGaataaggacgagggggcctattcactcaacaacatctttgacccaTTGAAATCGCAATGCTCCTTTACCTCTGAAGGAGGCTAGAAAGGACACTTGTAGCGCGTAGGCTGGTGCGTAGTGAAGTCAAATGATTTTGTTTTGATCTTTGCGTGCTGATATCAACCATCATGACTACGCATTGAGATACGAACAGTTGTACGCCACGAGTGCATTCTTCAGAGCGTAACGTGCAATATGCACGCAACTGGGAGACAATCCTGCTGCCTATAAAAGGAAgtagtcagatgtgatgagttgccagtctgacgaaaccactagtgtagtggtgataCATCACTAACAAATGTGAGTAGTCAACATCATTTTTCACCGGAATCCATGTTAACAGTTGAAtccaacattccaaatgaacttgttcaaagaattgGACATTTTATGTTAAAGCCTACTATGGCTAACACACAAaagcattaaccccatgagatatacctaccgattggccaaaatgaatattgtgtccacttttgaaccaatcaaggagggtattaataagatcatctttgaatgcaaatttgaccataaatagtttaaagccaagtcataattggcaattgaaatgagcatttcaagttatcaaccaatcagaaatgctgttagatgaccagtggtGTTAAGAGTTACCTTCATCTAGGATTGATTTCCATATACTACCACAATGAGTTCTACCTCCAAATGAACTAAACAAGGGTCTTATACCAACACCCCAGTTTTCCCTCACTGATGCTGCAACAAGCGGATCATCAACATCTACCCGTGACGAATCACTAGCCGCTCCCGTCTCAGTTCCAGAATTGGTAACACTTGACGTGCTTGTCAGGCATGATAACGGCATGACATTTAATGTCACAGGTTTGCTCATGTGCGGTTCACTCCATTTAGTCCTGTTAACTTTTGTTCGTGATTTTCTGCCAGGCGGTGTGTTTGTTTCCTTCTCTGATGGTGTGTTTGTTACACTACCAAGTGTCCTTTTATTTACCTGTACTCCTTTACCCTGTGGGGTCACACCACCAGTGGCATTTTTTCTGACACCACTAGTGGCATTTTTTCTTGTCCGTTTCCCAATTACTTTGATTTTATCCGTTTTAAATGATTTCTGTCCTTCATCATCTGCATCAAAGAAGACAATTTCATCCTCCTCCTCCCTATCTTCATCTGCTCCTCCCGGCCGTCTGGAAGATGATTTCTTTGACGCTCTCGAGGCTGACGATGTTCGTGAGGATGCACTTTTACTAACGCTCTTCTTACCCTTTAATTTTTGCGATTTATTCGTCTGATTCTGACTTTTTCTGTTCGTCGGTGTCACACTTGTTTGACTTTTGTTAGTCGTCTTTTTGTCCGATCTCAGTGACCGACCTTTGCTTGCAACTTTACTCTCATTCTTCTTCACTCCCTGCCCTCTTCTACTTGAGACTTTCACACCTGCATTTTTTTCATCTGTTTTGTTTTGATCGGACTGACTCTTCGATCTTGTCTTCTTGTTGGATTTTGGCGTGATTTGGCTCACACTCTTCCGTTTCTGTCCCCTCTTGTTTTTTGTCCCATCTGGTTTGTCCTTGTCTTGGAAGACTGGAATGTCATGAGCTGATGTCAGCTTTGGTTGATTGCTTTCAAGTAGTTTCATTTGAGAGAGGTATTTAGCAAAGAAACACCTGCCATCTTGCAAATTTCTGAAGAGGAAAAAAAATCATGCaaacaaaatcaattttaaaGCAATCACAACTAGAACTCATTTTGCGGTTCTCGGATTCAGCTCTGGGTGGTTGCAATCAATAAAATGTAGGCcatcttaaggtggctgtgtactctcagacatgcatgtagtaaaagtgcaataactttgtaattattcagcataaaacatataaaagtatacatttttatgaaggcaagacatcaataaatcttaatataaatacagatttggggtaaaaacaacaattttgaagaaaatcacaaaaagtgagtttttggcaatatttgttaggtacatcataacaaaaaaacactctttccaaaatattttattttgtttttagctcaatcttgaggctccattccaaaaacgtt belongs to Amphiura filiformis chromosome 18, Afil_fr2py, whole genome shotgun sequence and includes:
- the LOC140138920 gene encoding uncharacterized protein; this encodes MESEVHIKKKFDRALAQALASPLPKLKYRGPIKKSALSIGSKTAPKPTVLSPKTSTTHNIWTEKLHRSFKQPSSSSGALKRQLSSSETSVADKDLHSSLSLSETSLVDKNSTDDYVSHNNSNKRALPIKAITSKLKKVRYPNTSVINIAQNQRVVGSSLSLNRSSTSGVDCDSTSGVGCEVAKLRKTGAFRFDELADEISRDGKEVTPHHPQVSPSKQHGTEEDNDLQSSGHVSRPHEDDDEEDEDEVSSLIHEEEEFFMHKPRPGRCSNSSVKIRRLNLDGLWSGIILTKTPVGKTHLMCNKHPQRFLNRNLQDGRCFFAKYLSQMKLLESNQPKLTSAHDIPVFQDKDKPDGTKNKRGQKRKSVSQITPKSNKKTRSKSQSDQNKTDEKNAGVKVSSRRGQGVKKNESKVASKGRSLRSDKKTTNKSQTSVTPTNRKSQNQTNKSQKLKGKKSVSKSASSRTSSASRASKKSSSRRPGGADEDREEEDEIVFFDADDEGQKSFKTDKIKVIGKRTRKNATSGVRKNATGGVTPQGKGVQVNKRTLGSVTNTPSEKETNTPPGRKSRTKVNRTKWSEPHMSKPVTLNVMPLSCLTSTSSVTNSGTETGAASDSSRVDVDDPLVAASVRENWGVGIRPLFSSFGGRTHCGSIWKSILDEGNS